From the genome of Mycolicibacterium gilvum:
CGGAGACTTCCGATCTTGGGAGGATCTGAGTTATGGGACGTGTCAGCAAGTACCCCGAGGAGCTGCGTGAGCGCGCGGTACGCATGGTCGCTGAGGTGCGCCCGCAGTACCCGTCCCAGTGGGCGGCGATCACCGCGGTCGCGGGCATGTTGGGGATCGGCACCCCGGAGACGTTGCGGACCTGGATCCGCCGCGCGGAAGTCGACACCGGCCAGCGCCCAGGGGTCACCTCTGAGATGGCCGAAGAGAACAAGGCGCTGCACAAGGAGATCGCCGAGCTGCGTCGGGCCAATGAAATCTTGAAAGCAGCGGCGATTTTCTTCGGGGCCGAGCTCGACCGGCCCGGGAGACGGTGATCCGGTTCATCGCCGAACACAAGGACCATCAGGTGACCGGCCCCGACGGTGGGGCAGGGTTGCGCTGGGGTGTCGAGCCCATGTGCGCCGTGCTCTCGCAGCACGGTGTGTCGATCAGTCCGTCGACCTACTACGAGTGGATCGCTAAGACCCCGACGCAACGGCGGGTGCGTGATGCCGAGTTGGTGGAGATCATCACTGCGGCCAGGGAAGACAAGAAGAAAGGTCGGTTCGTTCAGACGCTCGGGTCGCGCAAGTTGTGGATCTGGCTGCGCGGTCAGGGTCACGATGTCGCCCGCTGCACGGTGGAGCGGATCATGCGCGAGAATGGTTGGGAGGGTGCGCGGTACGGGTCCAAGCATAAGACCACCACTGCCGATGACAGTCACGTGGGCTATCCCGATCTGGTCGATCGCCGCTTCTATGCTGCAGCGCCAAACCGGTTGTGGGTGGCCGACTTTACGTAATGGGAGAGTCGGGCTTTGTTCCGACACGCAGGAGGCGAACCGGCAGGGGTCACTGAGATTTTACCGATCCGGGCGCAGTCTGGTTGGTGAGCTGCCAGCAGGTGATCACTGCATGTGATGACACGGACGCGTCAGAGATCTCTACGTAGACGGTGACCCTGCCGGTCCGCCCACGAGTTAGGTGATCGGCTTGTGAGATGCCGCGCCACCGAGCGCTGTCCATTAGGTCGCCGCACCAAACTCGAGCTCGATACGGAGGAGAACTCGACACGAACGGAGACATGTCACATGAAACTGACTTGCGGGGTCGATTGGGCCGAGGCGCATCACGACATCGCGTTGATCGACGAGGGCGGGGCTGTGGTTGCGCGTTCCCGGATTGATTCTGGCGCAGCCGGATTCAACTGTCTACTGTCGCTAATCGGCGAACATGGCGGGAGCGTCGAGGACACTCCCGTGGCGATCGAGACCGATAAGAATCTCCTTGTCGTGGCGTTGGTTGAGGCCGGGTTCACGGTATACCCGATCAACCCTCGCGCGGTGGCGCGCTACCGGGAACGCCACTCACAGTCCGGAGGCAAGTCAGACCCCGGAGACGCCGCTGTGCTCGCGCATATCCTGCGCACCGACCGGCACATGCACCGCCAGATGCCGGCGGTCAGTGAGCACGGCCGAGCTGTCAAGGCGTTGGCCCGCCAGCACCAGGAAGCGATCTGGGCGCTGCACCAGACGGTTAGCCGCCTGCGGTCGGTGCTGCTGGAATTCTATCCGCAAGCCTTGCAGGCATTTCCGAACCTCAAACATAAGGCGGCTTTGAGTGTGCTGGCCGCTGCACCGGCCCCGGCGGCCGGTCAACGGCTGACCCGCCGTCGAGTGATCAGTCTGCTGCAGCGGGCCGGGCGCGGCAATCATCCCGAATTAGTCGAGCAGATCCTCACCGATCTGCACACCCCGGCGTTAAGGCAACCCCCACGCGTCGAGGCGGCCCTCGGACACACCGTGTCCGGTCTCATCGCCATCGTGATCGCGATGGCACGCGCCGTCGAGGACCTCGAAGCCGAGCTGACCCGCCAGTTCGAGCTGCATCCACAGGCACAGATTCTGCGCTCAACACCGGGCCTCGGTCCGATACTGGCCGCCCGCGTGTTGGCCGAGATCGGCGACGATCCAGCGCGATTCAACGATGCGAACAGTCTGCGTGCCTTCGCCGGTACCGCGCCGGTCACGATCGCATCAGGCCGTTCGCGCTACGTCAAGGCCCGGAAGGTTCGCAACAAGCGGCTCGGCGATGCCTGCCATTGGTGGGCGTTCTCGATGCTCACGAAATCCTCGGGAGCCCGTGAGCACTACGACAAACGCCGCGCTGCCGGCGATCGCCACAACGCCGCGTTGCGCAACCTCGCCAACAAGCTGCTCGGACGCCTGTGGTGGTGCCTGGCCAACAACGCGCCGTGGGACGACGCCGCCGCCTGGCCCCACCGAGCCGAGCACCCGCATCCCGTCGCCGCTTGACACCTCACTGGCGTGGGATGTCTACGTATCGACGTGGATGGGGTTCGTCTACGTGGCGTTCGTCATCGACGCCTACAGTCGCCGGATTCTGGGGTGGCGGGCCGCCCGATCGATGACCACCGACCTGGTCCTCGACGCCGTCGAGCATGCTTTCTTCACTCGCGCCCAGAACGGCACCACCAGCCTGCACGGGTTGATTGCTCACAGCGACGCGGGCGCGCAAGGCGGATTCAACTGGTCGTCGCAACACCTTGACCGTGGAGGTGTTCAGCAGTGGCGACGAAGGACTGGGCCGCGAAGACGAGTGATGTGCCCGAGGGTGCGCGTCGGCAGTGGCGTGCGGATCGAGCGTTGCGTCCGCCGATGCGGTCGCCCGGGCGGCCTGAGCCGTCACGGGCGGTGCAGCGGCAGTTCTGGCGTCTGATCGCGACGGGTATCACCTCGGCCGAAGCGGCGCTGAAGGTGGGCGTGTCCGTGCCGGTCGGAACCCGTTGGTTTCGCCACGCTGGCGGCATGTCACCGATCTCGCTTGTCGTGCCCACCGGCCGCTACCTGTCCTTCGAGGAGCGCGAGGAGATCGCGCTGCTGCGCGCCAAGCAGATCGGCGTTCGTGAGATCGCGCGCAGGATCGGCCGCGACCCGGCAACGATCTCCCGCGAACTGCGCCGCAACGCGGCCACGCGCAGCGGGAAGCAGGAGTACCGGGCGTTGGTGGCGCAGTGGAAGGCTCAGCAGGCGGCGAAGCGACCGAAAACGGCGAGGCTGGCGACTAATGACAGGCTGCGCGAGTACGTACAGGAGCGGCTCGCGGGAACGTGCGCCGGCCGGACGGCAGTATCGTCGTCGGGCCGGGGGCGCCCGCGTGGAAAGGGCTGAACAAGCCGCACCGGCAGGACCGGCGGTGGGCGACCGCGTGGAGCCCGGAGCAGATCTCGCACCGGCTGAAGGTCGACTTCCCGGATGATGAGTCCATGCGCATCAGCCACGAGGCGATCTACCAGTCGCTGTTCATCCAGGGCCGTGGTGCGCTCAAACGCGAGCTCGTCACTTGCCTGCGAACCGGCCGCGCGCTCCGCCAGCCACGGGCTCGAGCGCAGAACCGCCCGCAAGGGCATGTCACCGCGGACATCGTGTTCTCTCAGCGCCCCGCGGAGGCAGCGGACCGCGCCGTCCCCGGACACTGGGAGGGCGATCTGATCATCGGCACGGGCCGTTCCGCGATCGGCACGATCGTCGAACGCAAGAGCCGCTCGACCCTGCTGGTGCATCTGCCGCGGCTGGAAGGCTATGGCGAGATACAGCCCGTCAAGAACGGTCTCGCGCTGGGCGGTTACGGCGCCGTCGCGATGAACGCCGCGCTCATAGCGTCAATGACGAGGCTTCCCGAACAGCTCCGGAAGACGCTCACCTGGGACCGCGGCAAAGAACTCTCCGGCCACGCCCAGTTCGCTCTCGAGACGGGCACGAAGGTGTTCTTCGCCGACCCCCACTCGCCCTGGCAACGGCCGACGAACGAGAACACCAACGGGTTGCTGCGTCAGTACTTCCCGAAGGGCACGGACCTTTCACGGTGGTCCGCGGAAGACCTCGAGGCAGTCGCTCTCGCGCTGAACAACCGACCCCGCAAGAGCCTCGCCTGGAAGACACCTGCCGAGGTGTTCGACGAGCAGCTACGCTCACTCCAACAACCCGGTGTTGCAACGACCGGTTGAACCCAGGCAATACACCTCGGTGGCGTTCACCCAGCGGCTCATCGACGAGGGTGTCGATCCCTCGGTCGGATCGGTCGGTGACGCCCTGGATAACGCGCTGGCCGAGACCACGGTCGGGTCGTTCAAGAACGAACTCATCCGCCGGCAAGGCCCGTGGCGTGACGTCAATCAGGTCGAACTTGCGACCGCCGAGTGGGTCGTCTGGTTCAACACCGAACGCCCGCACGAGTACCTCGACGACTTCACCCCCGAAGCCGCTGAGGAGTTCTATTACGATCACAGACGCACCCCACCAAAGGCAGGGTGATTCAACGAACGCAGCCTCCGGAAACGCCGGGACGGGTCATCACGCCATGGGGCCACCCTTCGGGGGCGGCCCCATTTTGGTGTCTCAGATCTAGAGAAACGAGGTCGATCAGTTCTTGTCTCAGGTGGAGGTGTGTAGCGGCGATCTAGGGCCGGTGGCAAGTTCGGCGGCGGGTGATGCGGATCGGTGGAGATGACTAGGTGTCATTGCTGGTTTGGGCGTGACGACCGGCGGTGGGCGCGGTGCTGAGCGCGGCGGTGGCGGCTAGGGCAGTAGCGAATACCAGTAGCGCAGGGGTCAAGGTGGCCGCGGCGGCGAGGGCGCCGACGAGTAGTGGCCCACCGGCATCTCCGAGTTCGCGGCCCACTTCGGCAGAGCCCATGGTTTGGCCGAGCCGTTCAGCGGGAGTGGACGCGGCCAGAGAGGCGAACCCGATCGGGGTGACGACGCCTACGCCAATGCCGATCAGTACGGCAGCGCTGGCCAGGCCCATGATTCCTGGTATCACCACCGCCGCGCACCCGGCGGCAGCGAGCAGTAGGCCGGTTGACAACCCGGTGCGGTCCCCGATGCGCCCGTCATCGCGAGCGCGCCCAACCCCGGGCTGAACTACGGCGGTCGCCGCTGCCAACACCGAGACGACCGCTCCGGTGAGAAGTGGGCTGAGGCCGCGGCTGGCGCCGATGACGGGGAGGAAGCCAACACCGACCGATAATGCGGCGGTGGCCGCGGCTAGTGCGAGGGTCGGGCGCAGAAAGCCCGGGCTGGCGAGTCGGCGGCCCAGGTCGAGTACCGTCTGGCGGACCCGCGGCAACGGTGCCACCCCCGGCACCATCAGCAGCGCCCACGCTGCGACCGCCGTTCCTAGTGTGGCGAGCGTGGCGAAGAGCAGGGTGTAGCCGCCCCAGGTGATGAGCACCCCTCCCAATACCGGTCCCAGGGTGTAGCCAAGTCCTTTCCAGGCACCGTAGCGACCGAAGCCGCGGCCTTGCTGCCCCGGCGCGGTTAGCCGCGACACCAATACCCCGGCGGCAGGTGAGAATGCTGCTGCGGCGGCGCCCTGAGCGAATCGGGTCACGCCCAACCAGGCAGGATCTCCAGCGATGACGAAGGCAGCGGATGCCGCGGCGAAGGCGAGCAGTCCGCCGAGCAGAACTGGGCGGGCGCCAATGCGATCGGCCAACGATCCGAATACCGGTTTGAGGATGACTTCGGCTCCGTCGTAGATGGCCAGCAGCAGGCCCAGGGTGAGCAGCGATGTGTACGGCCCGTCGATATAGCCGCCCAAGGTGGCGGCAATGCTGTGAGCGCCGAATGCGGTGACGAATCCCGCCGCGTACAAAGGCAACAACTGAGTTCGGGTCCCCCCGAGGCCTGTATCGGCAGAGTTGGGCGTACTCATGCCGGTGACAGTGGGTTTGTGCCGGCGGTGGCGAGTGTCATAGCTGGTGCAACGCGGTGAAAACCCGCTCGGTGTAGTCGGCGAGGCGTTCGATGCAATGCTTGAGCTGCTGGTTGGCCTCGGTCACCTCGGGGGCGCCGAATACATCACGCGCGGTCAGTTCGCGGTGCCATCGACGCAGTCGCTCTAGGCTGTGTTCTTCTTCTTCGAGCTCAGCGATCGTGAACTTGGCGATTCGAATCTCTTTGTCGATTTCGGCGTCGAAATTGGCGCAGTCGGAGATGAACTCAGCCCACTCCTCGCTCCGTTCAGCGGTGAACAAGGCTTCCAGACGCGCAGCGTCGGATTCATTGCGTCCGGACGCGGCCAGCACCGTCACCTCGCCGTCACCGCGTTCAGCTAGCTCTTCGGTTCGGGCGATTCCATCGGCGAATACCGGGGCATCGGGCACCGCCCATACCCCCTGCCCCAACAGGGTGGCCCCAGCGCGCCGCAGCTCGCGCCACACCGCGACTCGGTGCCGCGAAGGCTCCGCAGGCATTCGTACCACCAGAACCAACCATCGGACCGATGTCTCTGCCACATCTAAAAATGTATCAGCGGTTACATTCGGGCGGCGACCACACCCCCGGGTCGCATTAACGCCGGTCTCAGTTCAAAAAGAAACGAGGCCGATCACATCCTGTCTCATCTGGAGTCCCCGTCCCTTTGACGCCGGAGCGGCCCGGCCAGGCCCTGCCACCAGACTCGATCACGCCCATCACGGAGCCTCGCTGAGGATGTGACAGATGCGGGCGTCGGTGCAGTTCAAAGGATTCAGCGTCCGGCTGCGGTGAAGGAGTCGACGCAGTTCTGTTGCTAGCGATGCCAGCTCTTGTTGGCGCTGTGTTATGTCGTCGAGCTTGCCGCTGAGTAGCGCGTGTACGTGCTCGCAGGGTGCCGTTCCGTGGTCACGAAGGTCCACGATGCTGGCGATATCGTCCAGGGTCAGTCCGGCGGCTTGTCCGGCGCGGATGAAGTGCAGTCGGGTGATCGCAGTGCGGTCGTAGCGCCGGTAGCCATTGGTGCCGCGGCGAGGTGCTGGCAGTAGTCCGCGTCGTTCGTAGAAACGGATGGTCTGCGGCGATAGATCCACGGATCGTGCCAGCTCTCCGATCAGCATCCTTGCCACACTAATCCTTGACCTTGTACTGCACTGCAATGTTTAGCGTGACCTCATGACTTGCAAACGTGTGCACCGAGGGGCCGGTTGCGGTGCGATCACCCAGGTGGGGCGATGACTGCCCGCTTCGATTTGATCGTGATCGGTGCCGGCATGGCCGGTATCGCCGCCGCCAATAAGTGCGCCGCCCAGGGCTGGCGCGTGGCGATCGTCGACGCGTTGCCCTACGGCGGTACCTGCGCGCTGCGCGGATGCGACCCGAAAAAGATCCTGCGCCGTGGCGCCGAAATCATCGACGCTTCCCAACTGATGCGCGGAAAAGGTATCGACGATGGCCAGATCCGCATCAACTGGACCGATCTGATGCGCCACAAACGGGGCTTCACCGATCCGGCACCAGCGAACATGGAAAACGACCTACGTCGCCACGGCGTCCAAACACTGCATGGTCAGGCCCAGTTCGTAGACGCCCATCAGATCAGCATCGGAAACGACTCCCACCACACAGACCGGGTCTTGATTGCTACTGGAGCGCGGCCCCGACCGCTGCAGTTCCACGGAAACGAACACCTCATCGACAGCACCGAGTTCCTCGAATTGGAGGTTTTGCCACCGCGAATCGTGTTCGTTGGGGGCGGTTACATTTCTTTCGAGTTCGCCCACATCGCCGCCCGGGCGGGCAGCCACCCGATCATCCTCGATCACGGTCCGCGCCCACTGAAGGGGTTCGACCCCGATCTAGTCGACCTGTTGATCGCCGGCGGCGACGTTGCCGGAGTTCACGTGCAGCCGTCCACCACGGTCACCGCTGTACGTGCGACGGCGTCCGGATACCAAGTCCAGGTCGATCAGGATGGAACTCTTACCACCATCGATACAGACTTGGTGGTTCACGGCGCCGGACGCGTCCCCGAGCTGGCCGAACTCGACCTCGACCGTGCTGGCATCGCGTGGTGTGAGCGAGGAATCAGTGTGGAGCCGTACCTGCAAAGCACCACACACCCCGGCGTCTACGCCGCCGGGGATGCCGCAGACACCGCCGGCCCCCCGTTGACGCCCGTGGCCGTCATCGAAGGCAAAGTAGCCGCCTCCAACATGCTCAAAGACGCCAGCACCGTGCCCGACTACACGGGTATCCCGTCGGCTGTATTCACGATCCCCGAACTGGCGCGCGTTGGGTTGCTCGAAACAGAAGCCCGCGACCTGGGATTGAAGATCGACGTGCGCTACACCGACGCCAGCACCTGGTATTCGAGCTACCGCCTCGGCGAAGATACCGCCGCAGCCAAGATCCTCGTCAATAAGGACGACGACCGAATCGTGGGCGCACACCTGCTCGGACCGGACTACACCGAACACGCCAACATCGTGGCCCTGGCCATCAAACTAGGCCTCACCACACGCCAGCTCAAGACAACCACCGCGGCGTACCCCACCCTGGGCTCCGACCTCGGCTCGATGCTCTAAGCGGCCGCTATTGAGCCCACGCCCGACGGAAGACGAAAAGCGACGTCCCATGCTGTCTCGTTTCTAGAGAAAAGAGACACCATCGGTGCTGCATCGCTATCACCGCGTAGTCGCAGGTCGCGCTGTCTCATTTCTTGTCTCACCACGCGTATCTCAGACCCTCAATGTCGGAGCTCGATGAGACTGTGGTGGCGCGACAACGATCCTTGGGTATGCGCGGGTGAGCACCGCGGGCCAAGACCTCGATGGACAGCCGATCGCACTTGCAGTCCAGGGCGTCGAATCCGGCCAGGTTTTCACCGACAAGCTCTCAGGTGCTGTGAACACCGACAGACCGGGCCGGGCCGCCCAGCTGCACTACGCCCGCGAGGGCGACACCGTGGTCGTCACCGCACCTGTTGCGCGCCTTACACGAAGGCATAGATACCGACACACCTACAGGCCGCGCGGTGGCCGCCATCATGGCCACCCGGCGGAGCTGCCGAAGTTGGATCCCGACCCGCACCGTGCAGTGCAGTGCAGTGCATATTCCTGCTGGCCACCGCGGTTAATCGACTCCGAAACGACGCCGGCACCGGCCACGGACGACCTGGACCACCACGCAAGACCAGCGAACTGAGCGCAGCAGAGGCCCGCCTCGTCGCTCACGCGACCGCACTCGTCGCAGGAGCGTTGCTCGACAAACTCGACGGCGGCTGAGGCGCTACCTGGGGTTGTGTCTAAACTGTGGTGTCCCGGGCATCGAAGTGCCGAATACCGCCAACGAGGTCGATCAGAACAACCCGGATCACGCCCCCGACGTTAGCGCGAGAGGCCCTGTGCTCTAGGCATGCACGTATTCCAGCCACAAGGCGCTTAGTGGACCTACAGACGTTCGCGACGTTCGACGGACTACGTGAGGGCTGCCGGACCGGGCCTGGTGTTGGATTCGCCGCCGTGAGGGCCACGGGGCGTAGCTGGCGTCTCGAGCCGCCCCACTACTGCCAAGTCGCACCAGAGGAGCGACTGAGCCTAGTTCCGCTCCCCTCCCCCATAGTGTCGCCACGGCTGTCCCGGCAATTCTTCGCTCTGGTAATTATCCATGAAGTACTGGCGGGCATGGCCGACGCTTCCGAGCGGTGCGACGACGCTCAAGGGTTGCGTCCGGAATGGTTCGCCGCTTTCTTGGCCGACCGAGGTACGCGTAAGCCGTCGGTGCACACGATGAAGGCTTATCGTCAGGATTTCGACGCGATCGCGACTCTGATCACAGGTCGCGCCGATGAGGTGGCGCGGATGGCGTTGGGCGACATCACCACCGAGTCGATGCGTACCGCGTTCGCCCAGTACGCCCAGTACGCCCAGACCCATGAGGCCGCGTCCATTCAGCGCTGCTGGTCGAGCTGGAATGTGTTGTGCACCTTCCTGTACACAGCGGAGTTGATCGGGGCCAACCCGATGTTGCTGGTGGGGCGGCCCAAGCTCGCGAAGACTCTGCCCAAGGCGTTGCCGACGGACTCGGTGGTCGCGCTGTTGGCGGCACTGGAGGCAGATCCGCAGCCGCGGCGGCGCAGCGACTGGGTCGAACGCGACCGGGCCCTCATTGTGACCGCCCTGCTGGCGGGGTTGCGTGCCGATGAACTGTTGCGCGCCAATGTGGGGACCTTCGCCGCACTGACGCCGGCGCGGTGGTGCATGTCCGCGGAAAGGGCGGGAAGGATCGCCGGGTCCCGGTCGATCGGTGTTGGTCGACATCCTCGAGCGTTATCTCACCAGCCGCACGCTGCGGTTCCCTGCCACGACCAAGCGCCGCTCCCCCGGCACGGGACTGGCCGCCTGGCCGGCCAACGCACCACTGTTCGTCGGTGCGGACGG
Proteins encoded in this window:
- a CDS encoding IS110 family transposase, which codes for MKLTCGVDWAEAHHDIALIDEGGAVVARSRIDSGAAGFNCLLSLIGEHGGSVEDTPVAIETDKNLLVVALVEAGFTVYPINPRAVARYRERHSQSGGKSDPGDAAVLAHILRTDRHMHRQMPAVSEHGRAVKALARQHQEAIWALHQTVSRLRSVLLEFYPQALQAFPNLKHKAALSVLAAAPAPAAGQRLTRRRVISLLQRAGRGNHPELVEQILTDLHTPALRQPPRVEAALGHTVSGLIAIVIAMARAVEDLEAELTRQFELHPQAQILRSTPGLGPILAARVLAEIGDDPARFNDANSLRAFAGTAPVTIASGRSRYVKARKVRNKRLGDACHWWAFSMLTKSSGAREHYDKRRAAGDRHNAALRNLANKLLGRLWWCLANNAPWDDAAAWPHRAEHPHPVAA
- a CDS encoding MFS transporter, whose translation is MSTPNSADTGLGGTRTQLLPLYAAGFVTAFGAHSIAATLGGYIDGPYTSLLTLGLLLAIYDGAEVILKPVFGSLADRIGARPVLLGGLLAFAAASAAFVIAGDPAWLGVTRFAQGAAAAAFSPAAGVLVSRLTAPGQQGRGFGRYGAWKGLGYTLGPVLGGVLITWGGYTLLFATLATLGTAVAAWALLMVPGVAPLPRVRQTVLDLGRRLASPGFLRPTLALAAATAALSVGVGFLPVIGASRGLSPLLTGAVVSVLAAATAVVQPGVGRARDDGRIGDRTGLSTGLLLAAAGCAAVVIPGIMGLASAAVLIGIGVGVVTPIGFASLAASTPAERLGQTMGSAEVGRELGDAGGPLLVGALAAAATLTPALLVFATALAATAALSTAPTAGRHAQTSNDT
- a CDS encoding Chromate resistance protein ChrB — protein: MPAEPSRHRVAVWRELRRAGATLLGQGVWAVPDAPVFADGIARTEELAERGDGEVTVLAASGRNESDAARLEALFTAERSEEWAEFISDCANFDAEIDKEIRIAKFTIAELEEEEHSLERLRRWHRELTARDVFGAPEVTEANQQLKHCIERLADYTERVFTALHQL
- a CDS encoding heavy metal-responsive transcriptional regulator, giving the protein MLIGELARSVDLSPQTIRFYERRGLLPAPRRGTNGYRRYDRTAITRLHFIRAGQAAGLTLDDIASIVDLRDHGTAPCEHVHALLSGKLDDITQRQQELASLATELRRLLHRSRTLNPLNCTDARICHILSEAP
- a CDS encoding dihydrolipoyl dehydrogenase family protein — its product is MTARFDLIVIGAGMAGIAAANKCAAQGWRVAIVDALPYGGTCALRGCDPKKILRRGAEIIDASQLMRGKGIDDGQIRINWTDLMRHKRGFTDPAPANMENDLRRHGVQTLHGQAQFVDAHQISIGNDSHHTDRVLIATGARPRPLQFHGNEHLIDSTEFLELEVLPPRIVFVGGGYISFEFAHIAARAGSHPIILDHGPRPLKGFDPDLVDLLIAGGDVAGVHVQPSTTVTAVRATASGYQVQVDQDGTLTTIDTDLVVHGAGRVPELAELDLDRAGIAWCERGISVEPYLQSTTHPGVYAAGDAADTAGPPLTPVAVIEGKVAASNMLKDASTVPDYTGIPSAVFTIPELARVGLLETEARDLGLKIDVRYTDASTWYSSYRLGEDTAAAKILVNKDDDRIVGAHLLGPDYTEHANIVALAIKLGLTTRQLKTTTAAYPTLGSDLGSML
- a CDS encoding abortive infection family protein, encoding MQCIFLLATAVNRLRNDAGTGHGRPGPPRKTSELSAAEARLVAHATALVAGALLDKLDGG
- a CDS encoding site-specific integrase, whose translation is MADASERCDDAQGLRPEWFAAFLADRGTRKPSVHTMKAYRQDFDAIATLITGRADEVARMALGDITTESMRTAFAQYAQYAQTHEAASIQRCWSSWNVLCTFLYTAELIGANPMLLVGRPKLAKTLPKALPTDSVVALLAALEADPQPRRRSDWVERDRALIVTALLAGLRADELLRANVGTFAALTPARWCMSAERAGRIAGSRSIGVGRHPRALSHQPHAAVPCHDQAPLPRHGTGRLAGQRTTVRRCGR